Part of the Spirochaeta lutea genome is shown below.
GCCTAGAACTCCCTATACCTCAGGGCTGGAAGCCCTAGGTCGCGGCAAAGAACAAGCCGAAAGGGCCTTCGCTGCCCCAACAGTTTGAGGGCCCTTTCGTTATCACTAGTATAGTACATGGGGACAAAAATGAGTTTTATTCAATACATAACAAGAAACAAGGCGGTCATCTGCGGGCTCAAAGCCACGGACTGGCAGGATGCCATTCTCTCCGGCGGCAAGGTGCTTCTGGATCAACAGGGGGTTACCCCCGGCTACCTCAAGACCATCGTGGACAAGTGCAAGGCTAACGGCCCCTACATTGTTATAGCCCCGGGAATCGCCATGCCCCATGCCCGCCCCGAAGAAGGGGCACGCTCCCTCTGTTACGGCATTGTAACCCTGGCTGAACCGGTGGTCTTCGGAGATCCGGATAACGATCCCATCTCCCTGCTCATATTTATGGCTGCAGCCAGCGTGCGGGAACACAACGAACAGGCGGTCAGCCAGATTGCCGACATCTGCGATGATGAGGACCTGGTGGCATCCATTATGAATGCCAAATCTGATAAGGAAATACTCGCCCTGCTGAAAGGGGCTCAGGAGAAGATATGAAAACCAAGGCAGTACGATTATACGGAAAAATGGACCTCCGTCTGGAGGAGTTTGAGCTCCCCCAGATCGCAGAGGATGAAATATTGGTACGGGTTGTCTCAGACAGTATCTGCATGAGCAGCTACAAAGCGGCCCTCCTGGGTGCGGAACACAAGCGGGTACCCGACGATGTGGCAAACAATCCCATAATCATCGGCCATGAACTCGCCGGGGAGGTTGTGGAAGTGGGATCCCAGTGGAAGGACCGATACCAGGAGGGTATGCGGTTCAGTCTGCAGCCCGCCCTGAACTACCAGGGCTCCATGAAGAGCCCCGGATACTCCTACCCCTACTGCGGGGGAGACGCAACCTACATGATCCTGCCCCGGGAGGTGATGATCATGGACTGCCTGCTGCCCTACCGGGGAGAAGGATTCTTCAAGGCCGCCCTCTCGGAACCCTACTCCTGCGTTATCGGCGCCTGCCGGTCTCTCTTCAGGACCGACCGCCACAATCACAACCATTACATGGGCATTCGGGAAGGCGGGAAGATGGCCATCATCGGCGGCTGCGGTCCCATGGGATTGGCAGCCATCGATTACGCCCTGTCCGGTGAGTTCCGGCCAAATCTGCTGGTGGTTACCGATCTGGACGATCGGCGGATTCAGCGGGCCCGGGAGCTCTTTGAGCCCAAGGCGGCTAAACAGGGAATCAGCCTGCTCTTCGTGAATACCGGGACCCTGGACACCCCCAAACAGGACCTGATGAAACTGACCGGGGGGGATGGATTCGATGATATACTGGTCATGGTTCCCTCGGCGGGGGTTCTGGAGCTCTCCGAATCCCTCCTGGGTTTTAACGGCTGTCTAAATTTCTTTGCCGGGCCCACGGATACCAGCTTCTCTGCCAGGGTAAACTACTATGACATCCATTATTTAGAGAAACACATCATCGGAACCACCGGAGGAACCGTGGACGATATGCGGGAGGCGTTAAAACTCATGGAAGAGGACAAGACCAATGTGGAGGTTCTGGTAACCCATGTGGGGGGATTGGATGCCGCCGCCCAAGCGACCCTCCACCTTCCTGAGATTCCCGGGGGTAAAAAATTAATCTATACGGGGATTCAAATGCCCCTGATCGCCCTGGAGGACCTGCCCGACCTTTCAAGCCAGTCCGACCTTTACAAGGGCTTGGCGGAAATTGTAGGAGCAAACCGGGGCCTTTGGAGTGTGGAAGCGGAAAATTACCTGCTGAAAAACGCCCCGGCCATCTAGCCGGCACCGGCATCGGAACCGAGAAGGAGTTCACACCGTGAGTCTAACCATACTTACCCTGGGCCTGAGCCCAGCCATACAAAAGACCATCGTTTTTCCAGATTTTGAGTACGGCGAGGTAAACAGGGCCCAAAGCTACATCATTGATGCTGCGGGAAAAAGCGTGAATGTGGCACGGGTCCTGCATCAGGCCGGATGTCGGGTCCAGGCCATGTTCCCCGCCGGCTCGGAGAACGCCGGGTACTTCGCCCAGCTCTGCCGCCGAGACGGACTGGAGCCCGCCATGGTGGAGTACCCCGGGCGTATCCGGACCTGCATTACCCTGGTAAACCGTAGGGACGGGGAAGGTACCGAGTTGGTGGTTAACGAGCCCGAAGGGTTTCCCGCCGAGGGGGAACAAGAATTCTTCCAGGCTGTCCTCGGGCGGCTGGACCAGGGTTTCGATGCCCTTATTGTATCCGGCAGCCGGCCGAAGGGGTTCTCCGAAACCCTGCTGCCCGAGATCATCCACCAGGCTCGAAAGCGGAATATCTTCGTCGCCGCCGATATCACCGGTACGGACCTTTCCGCCTCATGCCTGGATACCGATCTACGTCCGGACCTGATAAAGATCAATGACCGCGAACTGGCTGCCACCTTCCCGGACCGGGGCAGTCTGGAGCAAACCATCGCCGACCTGTCGGTCCAGTATAATACCCTGGTAGTTATCTCCCGGGGATCCCGGTCCACCCTGGCTGCCCAGGAGGGATCGGTGCTGGAGGTACCCAGCCGGGTGGTTCCCGCAGTGAACCCCATCGGCTGCGGAGATTCCATGACCGCCGGCATTACCCAGGGGCTCTTGGAACGGCAGGGACTGTATCCCAGCATCGAATTGGGGATCCGGTACGCCGCCGCCAACGCGGTAAGCCTGCACCCCGGATGGATCCTGGAAACAGTCGAATCACCCCAAAACAACACCACCAGTACCAAATAAAGCGAGGTAACCCATGGTACAAAACACCATAACCATAGCAAACGCCACAGGACTGCACACCCGACCCGCAAAACGGATCGTCGCCAAGGCGAAGGAATACGAATCGACCCTGACCCTGACCTTCGGAGAAAAACAGGCGGATCTTAAAAGCCTTTTAAAGGTCATGAAGCTGGGGATAACCGGCCGCAAGGAAGTAACCCTGAGCTGCCAGGGCCCGGATGAAGAAACGGCTCTGGCGGAACTAACCCACGCCCTGGAGCACCTGGAGGACTAGGCATGAGCATCGAAATACTCTCCCCGGGCATCGCCAAGGGGCATATAAAACGCCTGGCCCAGGTGGCCATGGATTTTCCCCGGACCGTTTCCAAGGACCGGGTCCAGGACGAACTGGAGCGCTTCCGCGTCGGGAGAAGCCGGGCCATGGATACCCTCCGAGGGATTATCGAGAAAACCGCCCGGGAGATTGGTCCCGAAGAGGCGGAAATTTTCGAGGGCCACCTGGAACTCATGGAGTCCGACGACCTGTCCCAGGAGGTGGAGCAGTACATCCAGGGTCAGCTCATGTCCAGCGAGGCTGCGGTGGACCGATTCGCCCAGGAAAACGCCGCGGACATGGAGGCCCTGGAGGATGAATACTTCCGCCAGCGCGGCCAGGATCTGCGGGATATCGGGGTGCAGCTGATCCGGGCCATCCAAGATTCCGATGCCGCCGGTTCTCAGGACCCGGAAACCGGCACCGCACCGAGGGAAAACGACGGCTGCTCAGGGAGCACCGAGGAGTCCCCAGGGTGCATCCTGGTGGCCGAAGAGCTTTCCCCCTCCCAGACCGCATCCTTGGATTTCTCCGCCGTCCGAGGGCTGATTTTGGCCCGGGGGGGTAAAAATTCCCACGCGGCCATCATTGCCCGGGCCCAGGAACTGCCCGCCCTGGTCGTCACCGATGTAGGGACATTCGAATCCCTCCAGGAAGGAACCCTCATATATGTAGATGCAAACCAGGGTGCCCTACTGACCCACCCGGACAAGAACCAGCAAGCCCGGTTGGACGCCCTGATTTCCCAGGAGCAGGAGCTGCGCGCCAAGGCGGCCCAGGCGGTGGAGCTTCCGAGCCGGACCGCCGACGGCCAGCACCTGGGCATATTCGCCAACGTTGGGGTGCCCGGGGACATCCGGACGGCAGGAGAGAACCGAGCCGACGGCATCGGGCTGTTCCGCACCGAGTTTCTGTTCATGCAGTCCGGCGCCGCTCCCACCCAGGCCGACCAGGCCCGGGTTTACCGCCAGGCCGTACAGACCCTGGATGGGAAGCCGGTCATCATACGCCTCCTGGATACCGGGGCCGACAAACCCCTTCCCTATTTGGAACTGCCTACCGAGGAAAATCCCTTCTTGGGAATTAGGGGGATTCGGCTGCTTCTGGATCATGAAGACTACCTGCGGACCCAGCTGCGGGCCCTCATCGAAGCCAGCGTCTCCGGCACGGTGCACGTCATGATTCCCATGGTAGCCGGATTGGAATCCATACGCCGGGTCAAGGCGCTGCTCTTCCAGGAGAAACAGGATTGGGCCGAGGACATCCGCCTGGGGGTGATGGTCGAAACGCCGGCCTCGGTGATCCTCATCGAGGATATCCTCCGGGAGGTAGATTTCATCAGCATCGGCACCAACGATCTGACCCAGTACACCCTGGCGGCCGACCGGGGAAACCCCGCCTTAGCCCGGTACTACGACGAGCTGCATCCCGCGGTGCTGCGGAGTATTGCCAAGGTTGTAACCGCCGCCCGGGCCCAGGGCAAGCTCAACGGGATCTGCGGTGAACTGGCCGGAAACCTGCTCGCCCTGCCCTTTTTTGTGGGAATCAGCGTGGGCGAACTCAGCTGTGCTCCGAAACACATCGGCGCCATGAGGCTGCTGTTGTCGGCCATTGATTCAACCCAAGCCGCCCAACTGAGCCGGCGGATCCTCGCCCTCTCCAGCCCCCAGGAGGTCCGCCAGGAACTCGAGGCCTTCAGGGAAACCGTAAGGGTACCATGAAAGACCGTCAGAAGCAGATTCTTCAGCTGCTGGTAACCAGTGAGAGCCTCCTAAAAATTGAGGACATCGCCCGGACCTTTTCCATCGGACGAAGGACGGTAAGCCGGGACCTGGATACCCTGGAACGCTGGCTGTCCCTCAGGGGAGTGGTGCTGGAGCGCAAACCCAGCCAGGGTGTCCGGATTAACAGTCTCGGAAAGGACATGCAGTCGCTTTTAAGCGATCTGCATTCCCGGGATCAGTTTATCGAGACCCTGGCAGCGCCGGTCCGCCAGAATCTGATTCTGCTCTACCTGCTCTTTGCGAACCGGGAGGTGAAGATTTCCGAGATCGCCAATACCTTCTTCGTCAGCGATACCTCGGTCTGGAAGGACCTGCACCAGATTGACCAGGATATACTCCCCCTGGACCTTCAACTGGACCGGATGAAGGGGGTGGGTATTCGCCTTTCGGGCCCCGAGCAGACCCAACGCCTGCACTTCATCCGGGTTCTAACCCGGTTGTTCTCCTCCCGGACCATCATCCCCTTCCTCTACGGACGGCCCACCGATCCCGATGCTGCCCCGGGGACCCCCGGGAGGGCTCCCGGGGGGTCTCCCGGAGGAAGCCAACCCGGGCGGACAAACCGGAACGATCCGGCAACCTCCTTTGCCGGGACTCCGGCCTCCCCCGAAGCAGGCCGGCCTGGCGGTACGGGCAAGAAGGATCCGCGGGCCTCGGTTTCCGGGGCGCAGGCCGCCTCGGATTCCGCCCCACATCCGGGGCAGGCTGGCTGGGACGCCGCCTCGGTTTCTCAGAATCCGGGAAAACCCCGCACCCTGGAGGAGGAGCGCCTAACCATGATCCTTCGGCGGATGCAGTTTCCCGAGCACCGGGATGCGGTAATGTCGCTCATTCACCGGCTGTCCGAGGCGGTGGGGTACCAGTTCACCATGTCCGGGGAGGTACTGCTCTTCTTCTATCTCCAACTGAGTTACCACCGCATCAAATCCGGCGCCCTGGTAAACCGGCTAACCCGCCGGGGACTGGTGTACCTGCATACCCCCGACCACCCCGCGGGGCACCCGGGGCTGCACCTCCTCGATCAAACCAGCCGTACCCTCCAGGAGCTCTGCACCCGGTTCTTTAACGGCCGGCTGCCCGAAGAAGAGGCTCAGCTCTTGGCCGTGATTCTGACCGTCCAGGAGGTGGGTGATTCCATCAGCGATCCGGACTTCGAAACCCTGAAACGCCAGGGAAGCCCCTGGGAAAACGCCTACGCCCTCACCCCCCCGGAGGTTCTGGCCCAGGGCCGGCGTATCGCCGAGGAATTCGGTCAGCTCGACCGCCGGCTCTACTACCTCAACGAAGAACTCATCCAGCGCTTCAGCCACAGCATGGCAGCCCTCTGCACCCGGATTACCTACGGAATCCCCTACTGGCACGGCGATTGGGGACGCCCCGGGGGAGAGCATTGGCACCGCCGGGAAAAAACCGCCGTTCTCACCCGGACCCTGCGCAGCCTCGGCATTACAGACCCCGATCCCCGGGATGTGGAGTATCTGCTCCTGCACTTCCAAGCCCTGGCAAACATGGGGCTGGAGGGCTCCAGCCTGCGTCCCCGGTGCCTGGTCTGCTGCTTCGAAGGCATCGGCCTAGCCGCCTACCTGCAGACCATCCTCTCCCAGGAGTTTCCCGAGCTGGATCTGGTTGAGTCCACGGCGGTGTATAAAATCCGCCAAAGCTATCTGGAGGACCATCACATCGACCTGGTCCTCTCCACCTTCCCCATTGAGGACATAAAAACCCCGGTCATCCCCATCGAACTGCCCCTAAACCGCCAAACCATCCAGAACCAGGTGAGCCGGGCCATCCAGGGCATGCAGACATCCCTGGGCTCCTCACCCCCACCCTCCCCGGATCAGGCCCTTCCGGCGGCCGTCCAGCACCAACCCGACTTCCAAACCATTTGGGGGTTCATCAACGGCTTCCGGGTCCTGGTTCACAGCGGCGAGACCGGAGAAGAATCCCTCCTCCACCACATCGCCAGGTCCTGTACCAGGACCCTCGGGGATTGTCTGATTCTTGAGGGTGATTTGAATGCCCGGGAGCTGCTCGGCCCCCTGCATATACCGGAACTGGATCTGAGGATATTTCACTGTAAGTCCCGGGCCGTTACCGAGCCCCAAGCCGGTATAATCACCCAGGCTCCCCAGAACCCCTGCCTCTATCTGCTCGCCCCCAATCCCTGTCCGGAGTCCCAGCGCCGCCTGCTCTCCCGGGTTACCGTATCCCTCATCGAGTCCCCGGCCTTCGCGAAAGCCATTCTCTCCGGGGAGATTCACACCATCCGCCGGGAACTATTGACCATTTACCGGGATCTTTTGTAGTTCCAGTACACGAAAAACCCCGCTGATACGTCACACTATATGATGACGATGAACCAGGAAGAACACCCACACCCTAGCGAACGCCATAAACTCGAGGCCGCCTACCGCCAGGAACATCCCCGGCTCCTGGCCCGGCTGCGGGCTACGGGGCGGAGCCTGGAAGAAGCCGAGGACCTGATTCACGATGTGTATGCCGAAACCATGGCCCGGGTGTCCCTCATCTCGAGAATTCGCAACCTCCCGGCCTGGATAAACGCCCTGCTCAAACGCCGAACCATTGATGCATGGCGGCATGACCAGGTCCGGCAACGGGCCGGACACATCGACCTGGGGGAGGAAACCATCCAAGAGATTATCGCCGGCGCCGGCCTTGATCCCATGGAGCAGTTCATCCGGGAAAACCTGGTGGATGCCCTGAACGACAGCATCGCCGCCCTACCCCCTGCCCAGCGCTGGGTCATCGAAATGCAGATGTTCCAGGGACTAACCTTCCGGGAACTCGCCGAGATGAGCGGAGAATCCATGGACACCCTCTCCGCCCGGAAGCGCTACGCCCTGGCGAACCTGTCCCGGGCGCTGCGCCACTGGATCGAGGACTGAGGGCATCGCGGAACCGGGAAGCCCCAGGGCTGACCGGGCCATTACATGAAAAACAGGCCGGATCCCCCGGCCAGGAGGAAGACTATGTCGGATTATGATACGAATAATGCACAGAACACCGGGGCGGGAGACCAGCCCTCGGATTACCAAGGCTCCACCGGGTCGGGTAAGCGGCCCTACCTGGATTTCCGCGACTGGTGGGATGACCGCCGGGTGTACCAGAAGGTTCTGGTCGTCCTGGGTTTTGTCATCCTCGGAGCCGGGGCCATCGCCCTGTTTGGCTGGATCATTATGGCCCTGTGGAACTGGCTGATGCCGGACATCTTCGGCCTGAAAGAAATAAGCTACTGGCAGGCCTGGGGGCTGTTCCTGCTCAGCTCCCTGCTGTTCAAGGGAATGGGTTCGGAGGAATCCTCTAAACCCAGCGACCGTCGGCGAAAACGCCGGATAAAGCGCTATATTCGCCAAACCGGCGAGGATGTTGCCCGGGAGGATCGGGAATGAGCCACCAGGTAACCATCGAACGGCCCCGATCCGTCGCCTTCGGGATACTGCTCCTCGCCGGAATCGTAACAGGAATCTTCACGTCCCTTCCTGCCCTGGAATCCCCGGACTACCTGCAGAACCTGGTACACATGAAATCAGATATTCATCTGGCAGCGGTGTTCCAGGCATTGATGGCAGGGGTATATGGCGCCATTGCGGTAATTTTGTACCCCCTCATTGCCATGGAGGATCCCGGGAAGGCCAGGGGATACCTGGTATTCCGGGGTATAGGGACGGCCTTTTTATTCGTAGGTATTGTAACCCTGCTTCTCTTTGAACCCCTGGGGGCCTACGCCGCCCAGAGCACAGGTTCGGGGATGGCGCAGTCCGAAGATCCGGCGCTGCTGGGTTCCCTGCTGCGCCAGGGCAGAGACTGGCTAAACCATATCGGGATGGTACTGCCCTGGAGCATCGGGGGCGGTATTCTGTATCTGTCCTTCTTGCGAAGCAGAATCATTCCCCCTTGGATGGCCTGGGCGGGGCTGGTAAGTTCAGCGGCCTCCATTGTTGCCACTGGGCTCTACATGGTTGGGCTGATAAAAATTGTGACCCCAGCGTATTTTGCCCTAACCCTGCCCACCGCTGTCTTGGAGATTTGTCTGGCCTTCTACGTATTAATCCGTGGCTTCAGGGTACCGGACAGCCAGATGAAAGGAGAATTGGTATGACTGTACTTATAGCCGGTCCCACCGGGGCCACCGGACAATTATTAGTTGAGCAGCTTTTAGATCGGGGTGTGGGGGTCCGGGCCGTGGTCCGGCCCGGCAGCCGCCTGCCGGAGCGGGTAACTACCCATAAAAACCGTGAGCTTCTGGAGGTCATTCAGGGAACGGTTTTGGATATGGATGACGAGGAACTCCAAACCCATGTGCAGGGCTGTGGAGGTGTGGCTTCCTGTTTGGGACATAACCTGACTATGAAGGGGCTGTACGGGAAGCCCCGGCGGCTGGTCCGTGACTCGGTGAGGAAACTGTATCGGGCGTTGGAATCCCCTAGGACCCAAGAGCCGGTCAAACTGGTTCTCATGAATACCGCGGGAAACCGCCACCGGGAGGCCGGCGAGACGGTTTCACCCCCCGAATACCTGGTAACCGGGCTCATCCGGATGCTCCTGCCGCCCCACGCAGATAACGAGCAGGCGGCGGATGTGCTGGCTCGGGAGGTCGGGACGGAACACCCCAGCCTGGAGTGGGTGGTGGTCCGGCCGGATAACCTGACCGACCAGGGGGATGTTCAGCCCTACACGGTTCACCCCTCCCCTATCCGGAGTGCTATTTTTAATCCCGGCCAGACCAGCCGCATTACCGTAGCTCACTTCATGGCTGAGCTGTTTACCGATGGGGAGCTGTGGTCCGCCTGGAAGGGGCGGATGCCCGTGGTGTACAACACCTAGGATGCCACCCCGAGAGGTCCTAGGATTCCAGGAGTTCAGCGAGGAGTGCCATAGCCTGGTCGTTGAGCTCGTTGGTCTGCTCGCTGCGCTCATCCACGGCAGCCATGGCCTCCTGGGCCTGGGTATTCCGGTGGATCATGCCCTGGGCGTTGCTCCGGGCTCGGTGGGAGTGGGCCGTAAGGGTCTCGAGGTCGGCCATCATCTGGTCGGCCTGGGCGCTGACCTGGCTGGCCAATTCATCAATCTGCCGGGTAAGGGACAGGGTTTCATCCAGGGATGATAGAATGCCCTGGTTGGCCTCGTGGTAGTCATGGAGCTGGTTCATCATCGTGCTGGAGGATTGTTTGCTCTCCTCCAGGTGGCTTCGGACCAGGGTGAAGGATTGTTCCGTGTCCTGGGCCAGGGCGGTGCTGCGGCTGATCTCCTGGGAGATGGCTTTTAGGGTATCCTGACTGGTTTTTACGTGGCCTGCGGTGTGTTCGGCCAGTTTACGGATCTCATCGGCCACCACCGAAAACCCCCGGCCCTGATCGCCCGCATGGGCCGCTTCTATGGCAGCGTTCATGGCCAGGAGATTCGTCTGGCTGGCGATGCCCGAGATGATCCCGTTAATCTCCAGAATGCTCTGGGAAAGATCGGAAACCCGCTGGATGGACAGTACTGTGGCCCCGAGATTCTCCTCCCCCTGGGCAAAAACACCCGCCAGCTGTTCCACCGATGCATGATCCTGCTGTTTCTGCACCCGTAATTCTTCGATTGCCCGAATCATTTCTTCCACCCGGGCCACGGAGCGGCTCACCGCCTCGGTCTGGCGACCCAACCCCTGGGCGACTCGCTGTACATTCTCCACCAGCTCGCTGCCACGCCCCCGGGACTGATCCACCGTCGAATCCACCTGCTCCACCAGCGCGATGGTCTGCCTGAGATGCTCAGCAATGTCATCGATGGAATTGGACGTAAGGGCTATGCTCTCAAAGAGCTCCACCTGGATCTCACTCATCCGGATAAAGGTGGCCTGGGTCCTTCCCAGATCCTCCTGCAGCCGGTTTTGATTCTTTGCCAGGTTCTGTTCAGCCGCCGCTCTCCTTCTGCGCTCCCCCAGGCCCCACACAACCAGCACCCCCGGGCCCAGGGGCAGAAGAAATCCTAAGAAAATAAAAAGTCCTGGCGCTACCTGGTGAGCCAGTAGTTGGGGGGCAAGGAACACCAGGTAGACCAGGAAACCGTATAGAAAGGGAAGCCCCCGGAATGATCGCGGGGTAGCCATCAGTCCTCGAGCCCCTCTATGAAGGCCGTCAAGGCGGCCATGGCCTGGGACTCGTCGGGACCATCACAACAGAGGGTAATCCGGTGATTCTGGGAGATTCCCAGCTTCATGAGCTTAATCAGGCTCTTCAGATCTGCATCCTTTCCGTCCCGGGAAACGGTGACGGAACATTCGAACTGTTTCGCCTGGGCAACCACAAGCTTGGCAGGCCGGGTGTGTAATCCCGTGGGGTTCGTTATGGTAATTTCTTGGCAGATCATCCAGGCACCTCCCTTATCTGCCTGCATTATCCCCCCGCCCCGGATATTCCGGCAAGGCAAAGCACATTTTACTTGGCATCAATAGCGCCCCCGGGGCGTGGCAACAACGCCGACGGCTTCCCTCCACCCGTGGCCCCCGGGGCGGTTCGGGAACCGACTGCCCGTCCCCGGAAACGCTGAACCTACCCGTGGCCCCCGGGGCGGATCGGGTATAGATGCTCACCGAGGCTGCCAGGGGATGGGACGGAGGACAGCCGGGGGAAGCTGGGTTGGGTTTCGGTCACCCCAGCAATTGACCAGCTCCTGGGGGAATACCCGGCCAAGGTGCTCCACCAGACAGCTCAAAAGCCTTGTCCGGGGATACCCTCTCCGGCTTACCAAACAGAGCTCCCGGGCGGGCCGGGGAGAACGGAAGGCTACCACCCGGCGGCGCTGCTGCTCCGACAGCTGCCCCAGGGCCAACTGGGGCAACAGGGTATACCCTATCCCTGCGTCCACCAGCTGCTTCAAGGTTTCCAGGCTGCCGCTTTGAAAATGGTGTCCAGGGTGATTCGAACGCCCCTGGGCCGAGCAGATTGTTAGAATCTGACTACGCAGGCAATGCCCCTCATCCAAGAGCAGCAGCCCCCGGGTCTCAAGATCCTGGGCCGCCAGGGCGCCCCTGCCCAGCAGCTCGTGTCCCGGGGGAAGGTAGGCCACGAAGGGCTCAATAAACAGGTGATGCTCCTCCAAACCGGGCCCCTGACCAGGAGAGGCCATAATGCCGAAATCCAGGCTATGGTCCCCCACCCCGGTGAGGATATCCCGGGAGATAAGCTCCCGGATGTGGAAGCGGATTCCGGGATACTCCCGGGTAAATCCGGGCAAAAACTCAGGCAGCAGATAGGGTGCCAAGGTGGGAATAATCCCCAGATTGACCTGTCCTTCAAGGGTGGTCTGTTCATTCTGGATGCTCTGGCGCAGGCCTTCCAGGCCCTTCATAATCTCCCGGGCCTGGGCTGCCACCGCCTTGCCAGCCTGGGTCGGTTGGACGGGCTGGCTGGTGCGATCAAAAAGCATCACCCCCAACTCGTCCTCCAGTTTTTTTATCCCGGAACTCAGGGTCGGCTGGGTGACAAAACAATCTTCCGCCGCCCCGGAAAAGCTGCCCCGGTGAATCAGGGCCGTTACAAAATGCAGCTGCTGGATGGTCATATAGATATTATAAATATCATTATCGAAAGTATCAATTTGATTTATACCAGTGGCTCGGGTATACCTATAAACAACTGAGAAGGAGTTACTATGGAAAAACCGAAAACCCTGACCACCGCCGCGGGTCAGCCCGTGGCCGACAATCAAAACAGCCTGACCGCCGGTCCCCGGGGACCGGTGCTGCTCCAGGACCACCATCTCCTGGAGAAAATGGCCACCTTTAACCGTGAACGGGTTCCTGAGCGGGTAGTTCATGCCAAGGGTTCCGG
Proteins encoded:
- a CDS encoding HPr family phosphocarrier protein — translated: MVQNTITIANATGLHTRPAKRIVAKAKEYESTLTLTFGEKQADLKSLLKVMKLGITGRKEVTLSCQGPDEETALAELTHALEHLED
- a CDS encoding DUF4386 domain-containing protein; translated protein: MSHQVTIERPRSVAFGILLLAGIVTGIFTSLPALESPDYLQNLVHMKSDIHLAAVFQALMAGVYGAIAVILYPLIAMEDPGKARGYLVFRGIGTAFLFVGIVTLLLFEPLGAYAAQSTGSGMAQSEDPALLGSLLRQGRDWLNHIGMVLPWSIGGGILYLSFLRSRIIPPWMAWAGLVSSAASIVATGLYMVGLIKIVTPAYFALTLPTAVLEICLAFYVLIRGFRVPDSQMKGELV
- a CDS encoding PTS sugar transporter subunit IIA, coding for MSFIQYITRNKAVICGLKATDWQDAILSGGKVLLDQQGVTPGYLKTIVDKCKANGPYIVIAPGIAMPHARPEEGARSLCYGIVTLAEPVVFGDPDNDPISLLIFMAAASVREHNEQAVSQIADICDDEDLVASIMNAKSDKEILALLKGAQEKI
- a CDS encoding BglG family transcription antiterminator; protein product: MKDRQKQILQLLVTSESLLKIEDIARTFSIGRRTVSRDLDTLERWLSLRGVVLERKPSQGVRINSLGKDMQSLLSDLHSRDQFIETLAAPVRQNLILLYLLFANREVKISEIANTFFVSDTSVWKDLHQIDQDILPLDLQLDRMKGVGIRLSGPEQTQRLHFIRVLTRLFSSRTIIPFLYGRPTDPDAAPGTPGRAPGGSPGGSQPGRTNRNDPATSFAGTPASPEAGRPGGTGKKDPRASVSGAQAASDSAPHPGQAGWDAASVSQNPGKPRTLEEERLTMILRRMQFPEHRDAVMSLIHRLSEAVGYQFTMSGEVLLFFYLQLSYHRIKSGALVNRLTRRGLVYLHTPDHPAGHPGLHLLDQTSRTLQELCTRFFNGRLPEEEAQLLAVILTVQEVGDSISDPDFETLKRQGSPWENAYALTPPEVLAQGRRIAEEFGQLDRRLYYLNEELIQRFSHSMAALCTRITYGIPYWHGDWGRPGGEHWHRREKTAVLTRTLRSLGITDPDPRDVEYLLLHFQALANMGLEGSSLRPRCLVCCFEGIGLAAYLQTILSQEFPELDLVESTAVYKIRQSYLEDHHIDLVLSTFPIEDIKTPVIPIELPLNRQTIQNQVSRAIQGMQTSLGSSPPPSPDQALPAAVQHQPDFQTIWGFINGFRVLVHSGETGEESLLHHIARSCTRTLGDCLILEGDLNARELLGPLHIPELDLRIFHCKSRAVTEPQAGIITQAPQNPCLYLLAPNPCPESQRRLLSRVTVSLIESPAFAKAILSGEIHTIRRELLTIYRDLL
- a CDS encoding zinc-binding dehydrogenase; its protein translation is MKTKAVRLYGKMDLRLEEFELPQIAEDEILVRVVSDSICMSSYKAALLGAEHKRVPDDVANNPIIIGHELAGEVVEVGSQWKDRYQEGMRFSLQPALNYQGSMKSPGYSYPYCGGDATYMILPREVMIMDCLLPYRGEGFFKAALSEPYSCVIGACRSLFRTDRHNHNHYMGIREGGKMAIIGGCGPMGLAAIDYALSGEFRPNLLVVTDLDDRRIQRARELFEPKAAKQGISLLFVNTGTLDTPKQDLMKLTGGDGFDDILVMVPSAGVLELSESLLGFNGCLNFFAGPTDTSFSARVNYYDIHYLEKHIIGTTGGTVDDMREALKLMEEDKTNVEVLVTHVGGLDAAAQATLHLPEIPGGKKLIYTGIQMPLIALEDLPDLSSQSDLYKGLAEIVGANRGLWSVEAENYLLKNAPAI
- a CDS encoding 1-phosphofructokinase family hexose kinase, whose protein sequence is MSLTILTLGLSPAIQKTIVFPDFEYGEVNRAQSYIIDAAGKSVNVARVLHQAGCRVQAMFPAGSENAGYFAQLCRRDGLEPAMVEYPGRIRTCITLVNRRDGEGTELVVNEPEGFPAEGEQEFFQAVLGRLDQGFDALIVSGSRPKGFSETLLPEIIHQARKRNIFVAADITGTDLSASCLDTDLRPDLIKINDRELAATFPDRGSLEQTIADLSVQYNTLVVISRGSRSTLAAQEGSVLEVPSRVVPAVNPIGCGDSMTAGITQGLLERQGLYPSIELGIRYAAANAVSLHPGWILETVESPQNNTTSTK
- the ptsP gene encoding phosphoenolpyruvate--protein phosphotransferase, encoding MSIEILSPGIAKGHIKRLAQVAMDFPRTVSKDRVQDELERFRVGRSRAMDTLRGIIEKTAREIGPEEAEIFEGHLELMESDDLSQEVEQYIQGQLMSSEAAVDRFAQENAADMEALEDEYFRQRGQDLRDIGVQLIRAIQDSDAAGSQDPETGTAPRENDGCSGSTEESPGCILVAEELSPSQTASLDFSAVRGLILARGGKNSHAAIIARAQELPALVVTDVGTFESLQEGTLIYVDANQGALLTHPDKNQQARLDALISQEQELRAKAAQAVELPSRTADGQHLGIFANVGVPGDIRTAGENRADGIGLFRTEFLFMQSGAAPTQADQARVYRQAVQTLDGKPVIIRLLDTGADKPLPYLELPTEENPFLGIRGIRLLLDHEDYLRTQLRALIEASVSGTVHVMIPMVAGLESIRRVKALLFQEKQDWAEDIRLGVMVETPASVILIEDILREVDFISIGTNDLTQYTLAADRGNPALARYYDELHPAVLRSIAKVVTAARAQGKLNGICGELAGNLLALPFFVGISVGELSCAPKHIGAMRLLLSAIDSTQAAQLSRRILALSSPQEVRQELEAFRETVRVP
- a CDS encoding RNA polymerase sigma factor, with protein sequence MNQEEHPHPSERHKLEAAYRQEHPRLLARLRATGRSLEEAEDLIHDVYAETMARVSLISRIRNLPAWINALLKRRTIDAWRHDQVRQRAGHIDLGEETIQEIIAGAGLDPMEQFIRENLVDALNDSIAALPPAQRWVIEMQMFQGLTFRELAEMSGESMDTLSARKRYALANLSRALRHWIED